TGGTGACAGATgaatttcttgatcccttttaAAAACAATGTTTCAGGCCACTGGAATCTACCGACAGGTATCACGATGGTTGCACAGGAATTTACTGTTGATCTGAACAAACCACTCGTGTTCCAGGTAAGTTGCACTGGCACCATGCCTTCATATTTTTATGTTTCTAtcctctatccaaagtaaaCAATGTTATGTTATGTTTCAAGGCTTTGGGGATTGTTAAGCAGAGATTTGGGTTTTAAGCAAGTTAAATTTTCTTGGTTTAGTAGTTTCAGTTGAATTCATGAATTCTGGTTTGGGACCTTTTTATGTTGTTCCAATTCACTCTGCTTGAACCAAAGCTGCTCTTTATAAATTCAAAGGAAAATTGTTTAGTTATGTTTCTACTTCCATAGGTTGGCCATCTTGGAGAAGCATATCAAGAGTGGGTTCATCAGCCTATTATCAGCAAGGAAAGACCTCGATTCTTCAAAAGTGACTTTTGGGAGGTGATGATTTGATGACCTTTTCAGTTTTCAAAGAGTAGAGAATTTCATTAACAGTATTTTTGATATGTTTCAATCTGGAAACAGTTCTGTACGCGCACAGCATGGTGGATGGTTCCACTCATATGGCTGCCAGTGGTCTGTTGGTTCGTTTCCATGTCTGTCAATATGGGGCACACACTTCCTCAGATATCATTGATGGTGATCTTTGGCATTTCTATTTGGACATTGATCGAATACATAGTGCATCGTTTCCTGTTCCATATTGAAACCCAGAGTTATTGGTTAGTATCTCTCTTCTGCACTCGTTGAGTGCTTTTCCTTATGCAAATTTGGGAATATGTTAATAACACCCTAAACATGCTTTAGGGGAAATACCATGCATTACCTTATTCATGGTTGCCATCACAAGCACCCAATGGATAGTCTGCGACTAGTTTTTCCTCCTACTGCAACAGCTGTTCTGTTAGTTCCAGTATGTCCACTCCACCCCACTCTTGGCTTTGAAATTTGCTCGATATTGCATTATGGAAGATTTGAAATCTTTTGTTCCAAAAGCAAGAGTAGTAAATGAGCAAGCAATTAAAGTGAAGTGTCAAAGTTATTTTTGAAATTGCATATAGATGGTCTAGTTGTTCTCTTTACATATAATCCTTGCAGTTGATTGTAGCTTTTTCTATCCGTTTGTTGACAGTTATGGAACTTGGTTAAACT
The nucleotide sequence above comes from Benincasa hispida cultivar B227 chromosome 3, ASM972705v1, whole genome shotgun sequence. Encoded proteins:
- the LOC120073919 gene encoding dihydroceramide fatty acyl 2-hydroxylase FAH1-like isoform X1; amino-acid sequence: MNLRVINFKSIASAPTKQPKLERLENGHWNLPTGITMVAQEFTVDLNKPLVFQVGHLGEAYQEWVHQPIISKERPRFFKSDFWEFCTRTAWWMVPLIWLPVVCWFVSMSVNMGHTLPQISLMVIFGISIWTLIEYIVHRFLFHIETQSYWGNTMHYLIHGCHHKHPMDSLRLVFPPTATAVLLVPLWNLVKLSFPPSMAPALFGGGLLGYVIYDVTHYYLHHGQPTGDVPKKLKKYHMNHHFRILNKGFGVTSPLWDRAFGTLPASKVAEKTR
- the LOC120073919 gene encoding dihydroceramide fatty acyl 2-hydroxylase FAH1-like isoform X2; amino-acid sequence: MVAQEFTVDLNKPLVFQVGHLGEAYQEWVHQPIISKERPRFFKSDFWEFCTRTAWWMVPLIWLPVVCWFVSMSVNMGHTLPQISLMVIFGISIWTLIEYIVHRFLFHIETQSYWGNTMHYLIHGCHHKHPMDSLRLVFPPTATAVLLVPLWNLVKLSFPPSMAPALFGGGLLGYVIYDVTHYYLHHGQPTGDVPKKLKKYHMNHHFRILNKGFGVTSPLWDRAFGTLPASKVAEKTR